One cyanobiont of Ornithocercus magnificus DNA segment encodes these proteins:
- a CDS encoding phosphomannomutase, protein MPFPLGAPPIIFGTDGWRGIIGVDFTLERLLLAAAAAAQELAYRAPNGCDSREVVIGYDCRFMAPEFAEAAVAAVRGCELEPLLTATPVPTPACSWAVVQRKALGALVITASHNPPEWLGIKIKGPFGGSVENDFTQAVERRLRAGGITVPIAATNSKQFDARGNYLRKIKTSFDVPAILEGLRRRGLCVIVDPMHGSAAKCVSELFGPGSEDVLREIHSQRDPLFGGCSPEPIASHLSELIEAVLSSRGKSRAAIGLAFDGDGDRLAAVDEDGCFCSSQLLMPLLIDHLARFRQLPGLVVKTVSGSDLIRYVAEELGREVLELPVGFKHITATMLSSDVLVGGEESGGIGFGIHLPERDALFAAMLVLEALVESNQTLGTKLKDLQRGCGRASHYKRLDLRLASLGSRKRLEGLLDGIPPSVVAGYKVQEIIRTDGIKLRLGLGHWLMLRFSGTEPLLRIYCEAPEAKRAQDILLWAKELAESI, encoded by the coding sequence ATGCCCTTTCCTCTAGGAGCACCCCCCATCATCTTCGGTACTGATGGTTGGCGTGGTATTATTGGTGTAGATTTTACTTTAGAGAGGCTGCTGCTCGCGGCAGCAGCTGCAGCGCAGGAATTAGCCTATCGGGCGCCTAATGGGTGTGATAGCCGTGAAGTAGTGATTGGCTATGATTGTCGTTTCATGGCCCCTGAGTTTGCTGAAGCGGCGGTAGCAGCAGTAAGGGGTTGTGAACTGGAGCCACTGCTCACAGCAACACCAGTTCCAACACCAGCTTGCAGTTGGGCTGTTGTCCAGCGTAAAGCTTTAGGCGCGCTAGTTATCACCGCCAGTCACAATCCGCCAGAGTGGCTTGGAATTAAGATCAAAGGCCCGTTTGGTGGCTCAGTAGAGAACGATTTCACGCAAGCAGTGGAGCGGCGGCTTCGCGCTGGAGGCATAACAGTTCCCATAGCAGCAACTAACAGCAAGCAGTTCGATGCCCGTGGTAATTACCTGCGCAAGATTAAAACTAGTTTTGATGTGCCCGCTATATTAGAAGGTCTTCGCCGCCGTGGCCTTTGTGTAATCGTTGATCCTATGCACGGCTCAGCAGCGAAATGTGTTTCAGAGCTTTTTGGTCCTGGATCAGAGGATGTGCTGCGGGAGATTCATAGTCAACGGGATCCTCTCTTTGGTGGATGTTCTCCTGAGCCAATAGCCTCCCATCTAAGCGAGTTGATTGAGGCTGTATTGTCCTCAAGAGGTAAAAGCAGAGCTGCGATTGGATTGGCTTTTGACGGCGATGGTGACCGTCTTGCAGCTGTTGACGAAGATGGCTGTTTCTGTAGTAGCCAACTACTTATGCCATTACTTATTGATCATCTTGCTAGGTTCCGTCAACTACCAGGATTGGTGGTAAAGACTGTTAGTGGGTCAGACCTGATACGGTACGTAGCTGAAGAACTTGGTCGTGAGGTACTAGAGTTGCCCGTTGGCTTTAAGCACATTACTGCCACGATGCTAAGCAGTGATGTATTGGTCGGTGGTGAAGAGTCAGGTGGTATTGGATTTGGCATACATCTGCCAGAAAGAGATGCTCTCTTTGCTGCTATGCTTGTGCTAGAAGCACTTGTAGAGAGTAACCAGACCCTTGGCACAAAGCTTAAAGACCTGCAAAGAGGCTGTGGTAGAGCGAGCCACTATAAACGTCTCGATCTTCGCTTAGCTAGCTTGGGATCACGCAAGAGGCTTGAGGGCTTGCTAGACGGGATACCACCATCAGTGGTAGCTGGCTATAAGGTGCAGGAGATAATCCGGACTGACGGCATTAAGCTCAGACTGGGATTAGGCCACTGGCTAATGCTTAGATTCTCTGGGACAGAGCCACTATTAAGAATCTACTGTGAGGCTCCAGAAGCAAAGCGCGCTCAGGATATATTGTTATGGGCAAAAGAACTTGCCGAATCGATATGA
- a CDS encoding orotate phosphoribosyltransferase has translation MSADSDASNRREALLDCLAKKAYRFGSFTLSSGRHSLHYVNCKLVSLSGKGLYLLAPALLEQIEPETKAVAGLTLGADPLVSSVAMVATQLKRHLDALIIRKEPKEHGTSAWLEGPLPEPGSRVTVLEDVVTTGNSSLRAVRQLRQAGQIVNRVVAIVDREEGGCDALSAEGLELISLFRLEELARRASEE, from the coding sequence ATGAGTGCTGATTCTGATGCCAGCAATCGCCGTGAGGCACTACTTGACTGCTTGGCAAAGAAAGCTTACCGTTTCGGCAGCTTTACACTTTCGTCTGGCAGGCACAGCCTGCACTACGTTAATTGTAAGCTGGTAAGTTTGAGTGGAAAGGGCCTGTATCTTCTTGCACCAGCCCTATTGGAGCAAATAGAACCAGAAACTAAGGCTGTTGCAGGACTCACCCTTGGAGCCGATCCTCTGGTCAGTAGCGTAGCAATGGTCGCTACTCAGTTAAAGCGCCATCTCGATGCATTGATCATTAGGAAAGAACCAAAGGAGCATGGCACTAGTGCTTGGTTAGAGGGTCCTCTACCAGAACCTGGCTCCCGAGTTACTGTTCTTGAGGACGTCGTAACTACGGGTAACTCCTCTTTGAGAGCAGTGCGTCAGCTACGGCAAGCTGGTCAAATAGTAAATCGTGTGGTCGCGATTGTCGACCGTGAGGAGGGCGGCTGCGATGCTCTGTCTGCTGAGGGACTAGAACTAATAAGCCTCTTTCGATTGGAAGAATTGGCTCGCAGAGCTTCAGAAGAATGA
- a CDS encoding non-canonical purine NTP pyrophosphatase, RdgB/HAM1 family: protein MSVMESLFINQRELIIASSNSGKIQEFINLLKHLPLKIQAQPDNLNLNIQETGMTFAENACIKATTVAAATGYWTLADDSGLCVEALNGAPGIYSARYASTEAMCINRLLNALGNNKNRKASFRAALCVAAPDGSILAAVEGQCDGHITAVPRGQGGFGYDPIFEVAGVGLTFAEMSPDRKRSLGHRGQAFALLEPELIRLVDLDSRR, encoded by the coding sequence ATGAGCGTGATGGAGTCACTATTTATCAACCAAAGAGAACTAATTATCGCGAGTAGCAATTCAGGCAAGATCCAGGAATTTATTAATCTGCTCAAACACTTGCCATTGAAGATACAGGCCCAGCCAGACAATCTGAATCTCAATATTCAGGAAACAGGGATGACTTTTGCTGAGAATGCTTGTATTAAAGCCACTACTGTCGCTGCTGCTACTGGCTATTGGACACTTGCAGATGACTCTGGACTCTGTGTTGAGGCACTAAACGGTGCTCCTGGCATCTACTCGGCACGCTACGCCTCAACAGAGGCCATGTGTATTAACCGGCTACTCAATGCTTTGGGAAATAACAAGAACCGTAAGGCAAGTTTCCGAGCGGCACTCTGTGTTGCTGCACCCGATGGCTCCATACTTGCAGCTGTGGAGGGCCAATGTGATGGCCATATTACAGCTGTGCCTCGCGGCCAGGGTGGTTTCGGCTATGACCCAATCTTTGAGGTAGCGGGTGTAGGCTTAACCTTTGCTGAGATGAGTCCTGACAGAAAGCGGTCTCTGGGTCACCGCGGTCAGGCATTTGCTTTACTCGAACCAGAGTTAATACGACTGGTAGACTTAGACTCAAGGAGATAA
- a CDS encoding glycine cleavage system protein T, protein MIAKLWSAEFPLIRLEGDGAAQFLHGQTSADVCGAGLDVLVDACLLTAAGKVRALLEIRVDRNGAGVLVLAGDAEAVHTGFDTIIFPADKVRLLPLSRCHRVQQLTTANTLQLERYWLATSEDLPPEWLNLPVASQEEVERWRIRLDLPLGRGEVDGSFNPLELGLEAWVSLSKGCYLGQETIIRLVRANGRLRQRLCSWQATTSISVGTKLKDPGGAVSSRNVGVVTSSISLDDKRIGLAMIHRQALNATSLVTTETNSIVQLTSQSIYPGCSKPQD, encoded by the coding sequence ATGATAGCGAAACTATGGAGTGCTGAATTTCCTCTAATCCGCCTCGAGGGCGATGGGGCGGCGCAATTTCTTCACGGCCAAACTAGTGCTGATGTATGCGGAGCTGGATTAGATGTGCTGGTGGATGCTTGCCTGCTGACTGCGGCTGGAAAAGTCAGAGCTCTGTTAGAGATTCGTGTCGACAGGAATGGCGCTGGTGTGTTAGTGCTAGCTGGAGATGCAGAAGCAGTTCACACAGGATTCGACACCATAATTTTCCCGGCAGACAAAGTCCGGTTGCTACCCCTTAGCCGATGTCACCGCGTCCAGCAACTGACAACGGCAAACACTCTTCAGCTAGAGCGCTACTGGTTGGCAACAAGCGAAGATCTACCACCAGAGTGGCTGAATTTGCCAGTCGCCTCTCAAGAGGAAGTCGAGCGTTGGCGAATTCGACTAGACCTACCTTTAGGAAGAGGGGAGGTAGACGGAAGTTTCAATCCTCTTGAGCTGGGTCTAGAAGCTTGGGTAAGTTTATCAAAGGGCTGTTATCTAGGGCAGGAAACTATTATAAGGTTAGTCAGAGCTAATGGTAGACTACGCCAGCGATTGTGCTCCTGGCAAGCAACAACAAGTATTAGTGTTGGCACAAAGCTGAAAGACCCTGGAGGAGCAGTTTCTAGCCGCAATGTAGGTGTTGTCACCTCAAGCATAAGCTTAGATGACAAAAGGATCGGGCTTGCCATGATTCACCGCCAAGCTTTAAACGCAACCTCCCTGGTCACTACTGAGACTAATTCGATAGTCCAGCTGACATCACAATCGATTTATCCTGGGTGCAGCAAGCCACAAGATTAG